In the genome of Candidatus Bathyarchaeota archaeon, the window AAAAACCAATAACTTCCAACTTTCTCTTATCAGCATCTAAAAAAATTTCTAATTGCTTCTTTGGGTCAATTTGATAATTATCTGAAGACTCTAGAATATTTTTAGTCTTATGTACTTCTTTAACTGTTAATGTAGTTCCCTCTTTAATACCAATTAAAATACCACAAGCTTCTAATGGAAATTCACTCT includes:
- a CDS encoding Mov34/MPN/PAD-1 family protein codes for the protein MVLRIKEKELERIVAHSKSEFPLEACGILIGIKEGTTLTVKEVHKTKNILESSDNYQIDPKKQLEIFLDADKRKLEVIGF